The genomic region AAACGACGACGCGCACGTCCTCGCCGCCGGAATGCGCGGCGGGCTGGCCGGCCGCGCCGGGAGCGACGGCCCCGGCGCGGTCTACCGGAAGCAGCCCCAGGTCTGCGCTGGAGAGCGACTTCAGGTTCACGCGCCGGACGTTGGCATCCAGATCCGCATGGCCGATGGGCACGCGCAGCGTCCGCATCTGTTCGTTCGGCGCCAGCTCCTTTACCACCTGCACCAGGATGAAGTGAACCGCCATCGACCCGGGCTCCACCAGCAGGTCTTCCACCGTCCCCGCCAGGGTGCCGTCGGCCGTGTGCACCTCCCACCCGCGCGAGTCGGCGTGTCCGTCCGCGACGGCGCCATCCAGCTCGCTGAGCCGCCGGACCGCTCCATTCCCCTGTGTCGTCATCTCCACTCCCGCAAAGGGCCGAGGCTCGGCCGTTGATCATTTCCGTCGCACGCGGAGAAGCCGCGCTAGTAATCCCGCCGGCGCCCGCTGAAGAGGATGCGCAGCGCGGCGATGGCTCCGAAGAACAGGCCCGCGCCGCCGCCCACCATCACCCCGAACATCCCGGACCAGATGGCATCGCCGTTCTGCTGGTATCCGATCACGCCACCCGCGATGCCGCCCAGCACGCCCCACCCGATCACGTGCCGGAGCACCGCGAACAGCGCGCGCACCATCAGCACCGCGAAGTTCGCTCCCGCCTCCACGTACGGCCGCATGTCCTCCGCCACCTCGCGCGGATCGCGCCC from Longimicrobium sp. harbors:
- a CDS encoding DUF2382 domain-containing protein — its product is MTTQGNGAVRRLSELDGAVADGHADSRGWEVHTADGTLAGTVEDLLVEPGSMAVHFILVQVVKELAPNEQMRTLRVPIGHADLDANVRRVNLKSLSSADLGLLPVDRAGAVAPGAAGQPAAHSGGEDVRVVVSHEELDVNTRWVEAGEVGVTKRVETEQVRKLVPVEREEVSIERRPV